The genome window ACGCGGTACCTGACGAACAACGAACGAAATCAGCGGGCTTCCTTCGGGATGAAATCCGAAGTTTTCATTTCGCGGTACGTCGCACAGTCGGGACAGGCGTGAACGACGTCGCGGTTATCCCCGAAGACGCGGGAGAACTGACGCGTCACCTGGTTCCCACAGTTGACACAGCGAGGGGCGGTCGTTTCCTGGCCGGACGTCATCGGCGTCCACTTCGCGTCGGTTGGTTCCGTCGACATCAACAACTCGTAGCGACAGAACGGTATTTACTATAGACTGCATAATCCCGCTGCTCGGCCGACCGCGCGGATATCAGTCGAGAAAATCAGTCCCGCGAGACAGTTCGGCAAACAGCAGTGTTACCCTCTCTCACGGTAGAAATTCAATATTTCTTTGGATTAACGGACTGTTTTACCCGGCGTGAACGTCGGTTCGGCGACCGGTCTCGGCGACGCGTTGCGCGAACGATCGCAGTCGTCCCCGAGGGGAGGTTGGCCGAGAACGAATCCATCGGCTGCAATCGGGCGACAGCGGGCCTCGACGGGCCGGAATACGGCGGAAATGACCGGAAAACCGCCCGACGGCAGTAGTAGCTGTATAATTATCCGGCGAATCCGGGAAGGGACCGTCAATGCAAGCCGTTGTGCTTACGGCGGGTGAGGGAACGCGAATCAGACCGCTCTCCGCGACGTTGCCGAAGCCGATGTTGCCAGTCGCCGACCGGCCGCTGGCCGCCCACACCGTCGACGCGGCCGTCGACGCGGGGGCGGACGAAATCGTCCTCGTCGTCGGCTACGAGGACGAGACCGTTCGCGACTACTTCGGCGACGAATACCGCGGGGTTCCGGTCTCGTACGCGGTCCAGACCGAACAGGCCGGAACGTCCCACGCCGTCGCCGCCGCCAAAGACCGCATCGACGGACCGTTCGCCGTCCTGAACGGCGACAACCTCTACGATCCGACGGCGATCGACCAACTGTTCGCGAACTGTCCGGCCGTCGGCGCCGTCGAAGTGGCCAAACCGCGGAATTACGGCGTCCTCAGCACCGAAGACGGGGTCGTCGACGACATCACCGAGAAACCGTCGGAGCCGCCGACGAACCTCGCCAACGCCGGCGCCTACGCCTTCCCCGAACGCGCCCGCGAGTGGCTCGAGGTCCCCGAAAGCGAGCGCGGCGAACACGAGATCACCGACGTGCTCGCGA of Haloterrigena salifodinae contains these proteins:
- a CDS encoding DUF7563 family protein, yielding MSTEPTDAKWTPMTSGQETTAPRCVNCGNQVTRQFSRVFGDNRDVVHACPDCATYREMKTSDFIPKEAR
- a CDS encoding sugar phosphate nucleotidyltransferase produces the protein MQAVVLTAGEGTRIRPLSATLPKPMLPVADRPLAAHTVDAAVDAGADEIVLVVGYEDETVRDYFGDEYRGVPVSYAVQTEQAGTSHAVAAAKDRIDGPFAVLNGDNLYDPTAIDQLFANCPAVGAVEVAKPRNYGVLSTEDGVVDDITEKPSEPPTNLANAGAYAFPERAREWLEVPESERGEHEITDVLA